From the Paenibacillus tianjinensis genome, the window TGGACCGGATGATTTCCCTAGTCGAAGGAGCGAAGCGCCAGAAGACACCGAACGAAATCGCGTTGAATACCCTTTTGATCAGCTTGACGATTATTTTTATGATTGTTGTGGTTACATTGCGTCCTATTGCCGGCTACCTTGACGTTGATCTGGAAATACCGGTATTGATCGCTCTGCTGGTCTGTCTGATCCCTACGACAATCGGCGGACTGCTCTCGGCTATCGGAATTGCTGGGATGGACCGCGTTACCCAATTCAACGTACTGGCGATGTCCGGCAAGGCCGTTGAAGCCGCCGGGGATATCAATACAATGATTCTGGATAAGACCGGGACGATTACCTTCGGGAACCGGATGGCGAGCGAATTTGTTCCTGTTGGTAAGGAGACAGAGGAAGATGTAGCCATATGGGCAGCTCTTAGTTCACTTAAGGACGAGACACCGGAAGGACGGTCTGTCATTGAGCTCGTCAAAAAGCTGGGGTACAGCTACGATGCCGGACTTGCTTCAGGAGCAGAGTTTATAGAATTCCGGGCGGAAACGCGGATGAGCGGAATGGATCTTCCAGATGGCCATAAAGTTCGCAAAGGGGCTGTGGATTCCGTGAAACGCTGGGTGGCTTCTCAAGGAGGAATCATACCGGATAACCTGGATCAGCACTCGAACAGCATTGCCGGCAAAGGCGGCACTCCACTTGCTGTAGCAGTAGGCAACCGCATCTACGGACTCATTTACCTGAAGGATACCGTTAAGCCTGGAATGAAGGAGCGGTTCGAAGAGCTGCGCAAAATGGGAATCAAAACCATTATGTGTACTGGTGACAATCCGTTAACTGCAGCTACCATCGCCGCTGAAGCGGGTGTAGACGGATTTATTGCCGAAAGTACACCGGAGAATAAAATAGAGGTCATCCGCAGTGAGCAGAAGGAAGGTAAGCTGGTGGCCATGACGGGTGACGGCACCAACGATGCGCCGGCACTGGCGAAAGCGGATGTGGGGCTGGCAATGAACAGCGGTACTGCAGCTGCCAAAGAAGCGGCCAATATGGTGGATCTGGACTCAGACCCGTCCAAGATTATTGAGGTTGTGGCGATCGGCAAGCAGCTGCTCATGACACGTGGCGCACTCACCACGTTCAGTATCGCCAATGATATTGCCAAGTATTTTGCCATTATCCCGGCGATGTTTACACTGGCTATACCGGAGATGGAAGTGCTGAATATTATGGGGCTTGGCTCGCCAAGCTCGGCAATTATCTCCGCGCTGATCTTTAACGCGATCATTATCCCGCTGTTGATCCCGCTTGCAATGAGGGGCGTATCCTATAAGCCGATGAGCTCCACCAGGCTGCTTCGGCGTAATATTTTCGTCTACGGATTCGGTGGAGTGGTGGTGCCGTTCCTCGGAATTAAGCTGATTGATATGGTTGTCAGCCTTTGGATCTAGCGGAACAAGTTATAGCGGCAGAAAGGATGAACATTAATAATGTTAAATAACGAATCAAACCAGCAATCTTCCGTTTCCAAGACCTCTTATTTCATAAGCATAGTAAGGCTCAGCACCGTATTTATTATTCTTTGCGGGATTGTGTATCCGCTGGCCTCAACTGCGCTTGCCCAGGTGCTCATGCCGTCACAGGCTAACGGCAGTCTGCTTAAGAACAGCAGCGGCGAGGTAGTCGGCTCTGAACTGATCGGACAGAGCTTCACAGATCCGTCGTTATTTCAAGGCCGGGTATCGAGCATCGATTACAAGGCTGAAGCTTCGGGCTCGAACAATTATGGCCCGTCCAATCCGGATATGCTGCAGCGTACCCGTGAAAGTATCGCACAGTGGAAGAAGGATAACCCGGAGGTGCCAATTCGTGAATTGCCCGTTGATCTGATTACCAATTCCGGATCGGGACTTGATCCTCATATCTCGCCTGCAGCTGCCAGGGTGCAAATTCCCAGAATCAGTAATCTGACCGG encodes:
- the kdpB gene encoding potassium-transporting ATPase subunit KdpB — encoded protein: MSTVQKKKLLSGPMIRNAVKDSFVKLNPVTLMKNPVMFVVEVGTFIVLMMVLLPGYFHASEALGFNITVFVILLVTVLFANFAEALAEGRGKAQADSLKKTKQDISANKVTGGSIKIVASSELRKGDIVVVSQGELIPGDGEVIEGLASVDESAITGESAPVIKEAGGDFNSVTGGTRVVSDEIKVRITSDPGESFLDRMISLVEGAKRQKTPNEIALNTLLISLTIIFMIVVVTLRPIAGYLDVDLEIPVLIALLVCLIPTTIGGLLSAIGIAGMDRVTQFNVLAMSGKAVEAAGDINTMILDKTGTITFGNRMASEFVPVGKETEEDVAIWAALSSLKDETPEGRSVIELVKKLGYSYDAGLASGAEFIEFRAETRMSGMDLPDGHKVRKGAVDSVKRWVASQGGIIPDNLDQHSNSIAGKGGTPLAVAVGNRIYGLIYLKDTVKPGMKERFEELRKMGIKTIMCTGDNPLTAATIAAEAGVDGFIAESTPENKIEVIRSEQKEGKLVAMTGDGTNDAPALAKADVGLAMNSGTAAAKEAANMVDLDSDPSKIIEVVAIGKQLLMTRGALTTFSIANDIAKYFAIIPAMFTLAIPEMEVLNIMGLGSPSSAIISALIFNAIIIPLLIPLAMRGVSYKPMSSTRLLRRNIFVYGFGGVVVPFLGIKLIDMVVSLWI
- the kdpC gene encoding potassium-transporting ATPase subunit KdpC; the encoded protein is MLNNESNQQSSVSKTSYFISIVRLSTVFIILCGIVYPLASTALAQVLMPSQANGSLLKNSSGEVVGSELIGQSFTDPSLFQGRVSSIDYKAEASGSNNYGPSNPDMLQRTRESIAQWKKDNPEVPIRELPVDLITNSGSGLDPHISPAAARVQIPRISNLTGIPVDQLEALVVKNTEGRDLGLFGEERVNVLKLNLALSELSKK